From Lolium perenne isolate Kyuss_39 chromosome 5, Kyuss_2.0, whole genome shotgun sequence, a single genomic window includes:
- the LOC127301259 gene encoding protein ELF4-LIKE 3-like, giving the protein MENGNGVGGEAVPNGGGAGNGKVVQAFERCSGQVQEILEHNRMLIQEIEQNQESGEDVGLNRNVALIRELNSNIARVGSLYSDLSAAFAKGTPAARAADAAKGYNKRSRPPQ; this is encoded by the coding sequence ATGGAGAACGGCAACGGCGTCGGCGGGGAGGCGGTTCCGAACGGGGGAGGAGCCGGGAACGGGAAGGTGGTGCAGGCGTTTGAGCGGTGCTCCGGGCAGGTGCAGGAGATCCTGGAGCACAACCGGATGCTGATCCAGGAGATCGAGCAGAACCAGGAGTCCGGCGAGGACGTCGGCCTGAACCGCAACGTGGCCCTCATCCGCGAGCTCAACAGCAACATCGCGCGCGTCGGCAGCCTCTACTCCGACCTCTCGGCTGCCTTCGCCAAGGGCACCCCCGCCGCCAGGGCCGCCGACGCCGCCAAGGGGTACAACAAGCGGTCGCGCCCACCCCAGTAG